A genomic stretch from Lathyrus oleraceus cultivar Zhongwan6 chromosome 2, CAAS_Psat_ZW6_1.0, whole genome shotgun sequence includes:
- the LOC127122660 gene encoding uncharacterized protein LOC127122660, producing MTFVFDASSFPLMPEPEPILQEDMDKLTSQIKELELENTQLRVELNRAKERKHVLEDKGKQVREKFEDSKKRLRLAEGQRVWVGGALQGANFEVDFRNEELDRASRIIKDLENTVERSNAMKKEAREDYEAQILELRTTLKEYKDLLAKEQLEKEKIHRSFMREQFNLGRACEQIKNLKRGIYDQAYVELQNNCNHWEERCHGL from the coding sequence ATGACGTTTGTATTTGATGCTTCTTCATTCCCGTTGATGCCCGAGCCCGAACCTATCCTGCAAGAGGACATGGACAAACTTACCAGCCAAATCAAAGAGCTCgagttggaaaacactcaacTACGAGTCGAACTCAATCGCGCCAAGGAACGTAAACACGTCTTGGAGGATAAGGGTAAGCAAGTCCGTGAAAAATTTGAAGATAGCAAGAAAAGGCTCCGATTAGCTGAGGGACAAAGAGTTTGGGTTGGTGGAGCTTTACAAGGAGCTAATTTTGAGGTAGACTTTCGCAACGAGGAATTGGATCGAGCATCCCGAATCATCAAGGACCTTGAAAATACTGTTGAGAGGTCTAATGCCATGAAGAAAGAAGCGAGGGAAGATTATGAGGCCCAGATTCTCGAACTAAGAACCACTCTAAAAGAGTATAAGGATTTGCTAGCCAAGGAGCAACTAGAGAAAGAAAAGATTCACCGAAGCTTCATGCGTGAGCAGTTCAACCTTGGACGAGCTTGCGAGCAAATCAAGAACTTGAAGAGGGGAATCTATGACCAAGCCTATGTAGAATTGCAAAACAACTGCAATCATTGGGAGGAGCGTTGCCATGGATTATAA